GTCCTACACTGTCTCTTCAAAACCAAAACCTCACTACTTACATCTTCATCAATCAAGCTATCCAGCGCGTAGGGCACAATTATACCAGCCAAGGTACCAATACCGTTTGAGAGACCCATCAAAATACTAGCGTAGCGTGGTGCAATATCCAGATGATTGACATTATAACCGGAAATGGCGAACCCACTGAAGGCAACGCCACAAGTCAGCGCAAACATGGCGCCGGTCTAAACAAAACAAGATTTTAATGGAacgtattttcattaaatattttataaaaccatTGCTAATCATACTCACCGCCGTATCGGAGTGCGCAACGAAGAGAAAGAACAAACCCTCCATACCGAAACCGCCACAATTGAAGAGCTTACGCACATTCGTGGTCGACATAATGCCATTCTTACGCAAATGATCGGCCAACATGCCACCGAATGGCACAATCGTGGTCATAATCAAATGTGGCAACGAACCGATGAAACCCGCCTCCTCCACTTTAAAACCGAACTTATGCTTGAGGAAGGACGACTGGAAGAGCACAAGCAGATAGAAATTCCACGAGCGACAAAAGTTCGCCACAATAATAGCGTAGACGGGCATGGATCGCGCCATTTCACGCCACGGTGTGGTGCTCAACGACGGCATTGTCGGCTGCAAAGAGGTCTCGCCCAGCGATTTCTCGATATATTTCAATTCCGGTATGCTGATGGCAGGATGTTTGCGGGGATTCTCAAAGCAGAGCCACAACCAAAAGAGGTACCTGAGGATTTTTACAAATAAGTTTATGAAATTTGAGGGAATTTCTTCTATATTTCTTCGTACCATGTTATGCCGAACATGCCGTAAGCATAGAAGGGCGCCTGATAGCTAATCGCATCGGCGAGCAGACCGGACAGCGGCAGACCGACCACAACGCCCGCATATGAGCCGCTGAATGCTAATGTGGCCAGACGTGAACGCTCCATGGGTGGCGCCCAAAAACGCCAGATACCATGACAAGCTGGATAGGTGACACCCTGTATGTGGCCATTGTGGACATGGGCAAAGGAAATGCAAAATAGATTGTGGAATTAATGGAAATGAAAAGGACTCATAACAGAAAGTATAGCACatagttaatattattttattgttgttttgggtgatttattttcactatttatttgcagacaaaaaacaaCACAGGAAACAGGAAACGCAAGATTTACATTGATGAAAcgaagtagaaaaaaatataaatacaatcaGAAAAAACGATTTGCTCATCAAAAGATGACGAAAGGATTTGGCAGTAGCAACCCTCAACGCCTAAAAGCAGATTACATCATGTTTTCATTtcgccaaacaacaacaacaggcgtattaataatatgaaaagAGAGCTTAAATGCATGTATGTGagacatatacacatgtaatcttgaataaatatacaatatagcAATACTTTCATAtgattcaatttcattttgaatGCCTGCAAATCATACGTCTGATGAGCTGTGCGCAGTCAAATTCGAAAAATCTCGAATTTACAGAGAATTCAAGTGGCTTTGATCTGCTTAACGCAAAtcgaatttcatacaaaacGTTACATCTCTTATATGACAAATATTGTCTGATTTCCTTTCATAAACCTCGTCCAATTTGAATGctccttttttttttgtacatctcTATCACCACTCACCTCGAATAGCCCCTGTGTTACACGCACACCTATCAACACATAACCATGACACACGGCCATCACCACAGGCACCAATAAATGCAACGTTGCCGAGCATACAATTGATAAGCCGAAGATTTTATTAGCCGGAAATCTCGATGCTATGAAACCACCCGGTATTTGTGTGACCAAATAGCCCCAGAAGAACGATGAATCCACATGACTCTCCACAGCGACACTCCAATTCATGAATTTTGTctgtaaagaaatataaatatgattttattgttgtgtattatttattttagtaggTTATTGcaaatgtatattaatatgtaataGTATGGAAAACACTTTTAGTGAAGAAAGACGGTCTTATCGGTCTTTATCACAATTTAATGAAGAATTTCTTAATCGATGAGTTTAACCCCCGaactttttctaaaatctaaggttcatttgattttttatagacCTAAATGTCCTTACAGTTGGTCGAAAAAGGTTAAAATGCTTGGCGAAATATTCttagaaatgtaaaaaattggTCTGTAAAGGCAAATTCCCGTtacgttaatttttttatattatttcttatcGTTTTAACTAGACTATGAAGCAAAAATGTTACACAAcaatctaataaaaaaaattgtaaagaaaatcTTATTTCAAATGTTTATTTTCGAGCAAGAGTTCAAAAAGgcacatttgaaaatattaagatGTATCCCTAAGACCTCAGCTAAGCTCTGGTTTATTTTGTTCTGTATTCGATAGTgtatactttcaaaaaaatcCTGTGAAATCGGCAAGATTGTATATTTAATAGTTTCTGAATAGCAgagttctaaagagcgaccgctcacaGGTATAAAACTCGATAGATGAAACCTTAAACATTCATCCCTtggtttttctcgaaacatatttttttcaaaactgctgacatcataactcaacgggAAATTGATCAATTGAAACTAAGTATTCTTGagtatatttactaaataatgaCCCCATATTTTTGATCGgttgaaaattgtgaaattgcccttaaaaacgaccattttttactt
This portion of the Zeugodacus cucurbitae isolate PBARC_wt_2022May chromosome 3, idZeuCucr1.2, whole genome shotgun sequence genome encodes:
- the LOC105217014 gene encoding vesicular glutamate transporter 1 codes for the protein MKGLAAFKEKATGAFSGIKPNMEKFEISKGYHGGHGGYEEMEDGDKIGDGPGGGIPYDDDRPDSPASFEEIERPPLRKIDKYCKAECPCLPARFTIAVMACIGFMISFGMRCNMSAAKLKGEQNHTKFMNWSVAVESHVDSSFFWGYLVTQIPGGFIASRFPANKIFGLSIVCSATLHLLVPVVMAVCHGYVLIGVRVTQGLFEGVTYPACHGIWRFWAPPMERSRLATLAFSGSYAGVVVGLPLSGLLADAISYQAPFYAYGMFGITWYLFWLWLCFENPRKHPAISIPELKYIEKSLGETSLQPTMPSLSTTPWREMARSMPVYAIIVANFCRSWNFYLLVLFQSSFLKHKFGFKVEEAGFIGSLPHLIMTTIVPFGGMLADHLRKNGIMSTTNVRKLFNCGGFGMEGLFFLFVAHSDTATGAMFALTCGVAFSGFAISGYNVNHLDIAPRYASILMGLSNGIGTLAGIIVPYALDSLIDEDPHGCWTTVFTLAACVHLVGCTFYGIFASGELQPWAEPPHEEKQVWAPPMGAIAEDPSQGGYTKETSFGVTPQYTEQSQMQQPNAINYGATGHVANNPFAAISGGTIPEESVMPDQTADASAYGAYDYTQQPQQQQMPGYEQQYPQLPPYQQPNYQQPYQTQ